Genomic window (Achromobacter sp. B7):
ATGGACGCCCGCCAGGGCATCAACTCGTATTCGTCCTGGTTCGCCAACGACCACGACATGAGCGGCGACTACTTCGGCTACGACGGCCCGTGCCCGCCCTGGAACGATTCCATCGTCCACCGCTACGTGTTCACGCTGTATGCGCTGGACGTCCAGAGCCTGAACCTGAACGGTTCATTCACCGGCGAAGACGCGCTGCGCGCCATGCAAAAGCACGTGCTGGCGCAGGCTTCGGTCACGGGCACCTACACGCTGAACCCGCGGCTGGCGCCTAAACAGATCGGCGCAACGTCAGCGACCTGACGCCGTTGCAAAAACCAAAAGGGCCGCGGTTGAGTGCGGCCCTTTTTTTATGCGGCGCCTTGCATGAATCTTGTTCAAGTCGGTATGAGCGCGATTTCCCGCCGTCAGCCTGTGCCGTGGTTTTCGCGCCCGTCGGCCGAAAATTGCCTGCCTTCGGCGCATTTTGGCGGCAATTGATTCTGGTTGACGCGGTAAACTACGCAAATTCTTCGGGTTTACCCACCCGACACTGCTTTCTCCTCTCTTACCGCCTCAGGAATCCCCCGTCATGTTTGACCGCAACCTTACCTTGTCCAAGGCTGACCCGGACGTTTGGGCCGCCATCCAGAAGGAAGACGTTCGCCAAGAGCAGCACATCGAGCTGATCGCTTCGGAGAACTACGCCAGCCCGGCCGTCATGGAAGCCCAAGGCACGCAGCTCACGAACAAGTACGCCGAAGGCTACCCGGGCAAGCGTTACTACGGCGGTTGCGAATACGTGGATGTGGTCGAGCAACTGGCTATCGACCGCCTGAAGCAGATTTTTGGCGCTGAAGCCGCCAACGTACAACCGAACTCCGGCTCGCAAGCGAACCAGGGCGTGTACATGGCCGTGCTCAAGCCGGGCGACACCGTGCTGGGCATGAGCCTGGCTGAAGGCGGCCACCTGACGCACGGCGCCTCGGTCAACGCTTCCGGCAAGCTGTACAACTTCATCTCGTACGGCCTGGACGAAAATGAAGTCCTGAACTACGCGCAAGTCGAGCAGCTGGCCAAGGAACACAAGCCCAAGCTGATCGTGGCCGGCGCGTCGGCATACGCCCTGCACATCGACTTCGAACGCATGGCCCGCATCGCCCGCGAAAACGGCGCGCTGTTCATGGTCGACATCGCCCACTACGCGGGCCTGGTCGCCGGCGGCGCCTATCCCAATCCGGTTCCCCATGCCGACTTCGTCACGTCGACCACGCACAAGTCGCTGCGCGGCCCGCGCGGTGGCGTCATCATGATGAAGGCCGAGCACGAGAAGATCATCAATTCGGCCATCTTCCCCGGCATTCAAGGCGGCCCGCTGATGCACGTCATCGCCGGCAAGGCAGTGGCCTTCAAGGAAGCGCTGGAACCCGGCTTCAAGGACTACGCGCAACAAGTGGTCAAGAACGCCAAGGTGCTGGCCGACACGCTGGTCAAGCGCGGTTTGCGCATCGTGTCCGGCCGTACAGAAAGCCACGTCATGTTGGTCGACCTGCGCTCCAAGGGCATCACCGGCAAGGAAGCGGAAGCCGTGCTGGGCCAGGCCCACATCACGGTCAACAAGAACGCCATCCCGAACGACCCGGAAAAGCCCTTCGTGACCAGCGGCATCCGCCTGGGCACCCCGGCCATGACCACGCGCGGTTTCACTGAAGCCGACGCCGAACTCACCGCCAACCTGATCGCCGACGTGCTGGACAACCCGCGCGACGAAGCCAACATCGCCGCCGTGCGCGCCCGCGTCAACGAGTTGACCTCGCGCCTGCCCGTGTACGGCAAGCGTTAAGCCATACGCGGTAAGCAATCAGCCTGCGTGGTTTGCCGCGCGGGCGACGGATAAAGGGACGGCCCCGCAAGGCGCCGTCCCTTTGCTTTGCGCGGCACTGCGGTATCCTCGCGCCATTCATCGAAAATATTAGGGACAAATTAATCCCTGTCGGCGCTTCCCATGGGCGCGTCGTTACAATATGCTCAAATTTTGCCATTCGTGCCTATAGGGAACACACATGCGGTGTCCATTTTGCGGCAATGCCGAAACGCAGGTCGTCGACAGCCGGGTGTCGGAAGAGGGCGACGCCATCCGTCGCCGCCGCCGTTGCCTGTCCTGTGACAAGCGATTCACCACCTACGAACGGGTGGAACTTGCCATGCCTTCCATCGTGAAGCGCAATGGCAGCCGCAGCGACTACGATCCCGTCAAGCTGCGCGCCAGCCTGAGCCTGGCCCTGCGCAAGCGACCCGTCAGTACTGAAGACGTGGACGCCGCGGTCGCACGCATCGAAGAGCAATTGCTGGCCAGCGGGCTACGCGAAGTGCCGTCGGAACATATCGGCGAGCTGGTCATGAACGAACTGCGCAAGCTGGATAAGGTGGCGTACGTTCGCTTTGCCTCGGTCTACAAAAGCTTCGAGGACATCGGCGAATTCGTCGAGGCCATCCGTGAAATGCAGGGGCCACTGCTGCCAGGCAAGTTGCGCAAGGAATAAGTCGACGTTCGCAGGCCGGCGTTGTCGGGCGGTGGCGATATGGCGGTGAAACAGCGGCGCTTCGGCGCCGCTATTGCATGGGCGCCGAACGCGCCAGGCTGGGGGATTGGGGCTGAAATTTGCGCCAAACGCGGCGCATGTGCTGGGCAGATCCGAACCCGGATTTTTCGGCCACACGCTCCAGGTCCAGCCGGGTTTCACGCAGCAAGTCGCGCGCCAGCGCCACCCGGATCTGGTACAGGTAATCCATCGGTGTGCAGCCGGCATGCTCACGGAACAGCCGGGTAAGGTGCCGAGGGCTGGTGTACGCCTGGTCCGCCAACGATTGCGCGGACCATGGCGCGGCGGGATCGCGAATCACCGCGTCCTGCACGCGGTGCACGGTGGGGTGCATGTGGCTGCGGTGTTCCAGCCATGGCGACAGCGCGGTATCGGTGCCCGCGCGGCGCTGGTAGACGACCATCTCGCGCGCGACCTCGCTGGCCACGCGCGGCCCGCAGTGACGCGCGACCATATGCAGCGCCAGGTCGATGCCGGCGGTGATGCCCGCGCTGCTGACCAGGTTGCCGTCTTCGATGAAGATGCGGTTGTCATGCACGCGGGCGCTGGGATCAATACTGCTCAGTTGCGCCAGGCATGAGTGGTGGGTGGTGCAGTCGCGCTGGCGGGTCAGCCCCGCCGAGGCCGCAAACAGCGCGCCCGCGCACACCGTCATCAGCGTGAAGCCGTCGGCGGGATGGCGGACGGCCAGCCACTTGATGATGGCGTGCGCGTCGGGGTCCTCCAGACGGGTGTGTTGGCCGACCACGCCCGAAATAATGACCAGCGCATTGGCTGGCAGCGTCGCCGGCAGTGGCCGGATGCGGGCCAGATGCAAGCCCGTAATCCCACTTTCCACTTCCGGTGAGGGTCCGCAAAAGTGCTGTTCGAACGTACCCGGGCACAGCTTGTTGGCCACGCGGAACGCTTCCGCCGGCCCCGCCAGGTCCAGGAGAACAATGCCGCGCGGTAGAACGAAATACACCGGAATCATGGGTGCCCTGCCTCGTTTCAGCCCGCCAGCGCGTCCGCTGCCCGCGCAATGCGCGCGAAGCGGCCGTTCAGTACCAGTTCGGTATGGTCGCGAATCTCGGCCGGGCTGTAATGCTTGCCCGAAGGGCTTTGCATCGCGAAGGTCAGCGTGGCGTCCGTCGGAAACACCACTTTGAAACCCGCATCGCTGGCGTGGCGCGAGGTGGTTTCGCAGCATTGTTCGGTGCGGATGCCGCTGACGATGACGCCTTCCACCCCGTTTTCACGCAACCAATCGTGCAGCGTTGCGCCGTTGGCATCAACCGCAAACAGCGACGAATGCACGGTTTTGTGGAAAACGGCCGTGGGCGAAATGCGGAGCTCGGCAAGCGTTTTGACTTGTCCCGAAGCCAGCGAGAAGGGGTTGGAGGCGTCGTCCGACGGGCTTTTGTGAAACACCTGCAGCACCGGAATGTCTTTGGCGCGCGCCGAATCGATCAGGCCTTGGAGCTGCGTCACGAACGCGGGGTACTCGGTTTCGTCCCAAAACGGACGTTGCCGAAAAGACTCTTGGACGTCGATGACGATCAGTGCTTGTTTCATGGTCCGGCCTCCAGGCCTAGGGTTTTTGAGGGGGTAGCGGTATTCTGCGACGCCTTGCGGCGCCCGGCGAGCCATTCCCGGGCCAGTTATCGGCCCAAAACGGACATTCCTGTCGCGAGGTCCGTGGCAGCAGCTTACCCCTATCCGCGGCCTGCCGGAACGACCGCATGCGCGTCGCCGGACATACAATTCCGCCATGACACACCCAAGCGAATCCGACGATATTTCCTGGATGCGCCGCGCCCTGGCGCTGGCCGAAAGCGTGCTTTACACCACCGCGCCGAACCCGCGCGTAGGCTGCGTCATCGTGCGCGATGGGCAAGTGCTGGGAGAGGGCGCTACGCAGCCTCCAGGCGGCCCTCATGCCGAAATCGGCGCGTTGCGTGACGCCAAGGCGCGTGGCCACGACGTAACAGGCGCCACGATCTACGTCACGCTTGAGCCCTGCAGCCATTTCGGGCGCACACCGCCTTGTGTTGACGCCGTGCTGGCGGCCCGGCCGGCGCGCGTGGTCGTCGCCATCGGCGACCCCAACCCGCTGGTCAACGGACAGGGGCTGGCGCGCTTGCGCGCCGCCGGCATCCACGTGACGACGGGCGTGTGCGTTCAAGAAGCGCTTGCGTTGAATGCCGGTTTTATTTCGCGCATGAGCCGCGGCTTGCCCTGGGTGTGGATGAAGATGGCGGCGTCGCTGGATGGGCGCAGCGCGCTGCATAACGGGATGTCGCAATGGATTACCGGCCCGCAAGCCCGTGCGGATGGCCACCGGTGGCGCGCGCGCAGTTGCGTCGTGCTGACCGGGATGGGCACCGTGTTGAAAGACAATCCGCTGCTGAACGTGCGCGACGTCGACACACCGCGCCAGCCGCGCAAAGCCGTCGTTGATGGCCAATTTGCCATTCCCGAAGATGCCCGCCTGTTCGATGGGGGGCCAGTGATTCTGTTCACCGCGCGCGAAGATGCCGCCAAGGCCTCACGGCTGGCCGACAAGAACGCGCGCGTCATCCACATGCCGGGGGCCGTGCCGGGTCGCGTGGACCTTGGCGGCATGATGCGCTGGTTCGCGCAAGCAGAGTTCAACGAAGTTCACGTCGAGGCTGGTGCAGGCCTGAGCGGCGCGTTGGTCGGCGCGGGCTGCGTCGACGAATTGCTGTTGTATCTGGCGCCTGTCCTGCTTGGCGACGCGGCGGGCATGGTCCGTTTGCCCATGCTTGAGCACTTGGATGCCGCGCACCGCTACGAATTTATCGACAGCGTCATGGTGGGCGCGGACCTGCGTTTGCGTGCTCGCGTGCAAGCCACTTGGCGCGAGCTGATGCAGCGCGTGGCGTTGCCGACGTCGGTTTGATGCGGTCTTGGTTTGAACATCGTCGCACGTTCAAGGCAAGGTGCTAGCACTCGTCACAGGCGGCTGCCAATCGCGTTTTTCACGACGCATTGACGATGCTTTGCGTCGTTTCCGGCACGGCAATTGCGGCAAAGTTTGCGACTGTTTGCTCGCTCCTTTGCTTGCTGAAAACCCGCATTACGATTTTGATCATTACGCCAAATGAATTGCCACAAAACCGTCAATTGGCTTTAGCATAGACACATGACTTGGCGCTTCCTGCCTGCGGCCATCACCGCAAAGTGCTATGCGCCCACGTCACCACGGATTCCCGTGCCGCAGTATCGGCGCTGTTTCATAACCGACCGGCACGCTGCTGAATGAAGCGCAACGCGCTCTTCAGAACGTTCGCCGCCATCGCATGGCGGACGCATCGAGCTACTGCTCGAATCATAAGAATCCACCGGGATATCGCTCATCCCTTCAAATCATTGCCGTCCATTTCATGTGCGGTCGCACCACGCATGGCTGCCATAGCAATATGCTGAAGATGAGCGAGTTAACTTATTCACGTAAGTTGCATTCCCTGACGGAACTTGTGTCAGGCGCTTGCAGCCTAACTGGAAAGGGTCCGACCGTGCTTCATGGTTGATGTGTGGCGAAAGCAACATAACAACTGGCCGAAAACGCCAAACGCGAGATTGACTGGTAAAGCGTCGGCACTTAGGCACAATGGGGACACGTAGGCGTAGTGAATTTTTCGCGTGTTGTAGGAGGTTTCCGTGCAAAACATCGTCGAAGGCTTCAAGTCGCAGTATGCAAGAGAGCAGGAGTCAGAGCTTTCTCTTGAGGAATATCTGAACCTCGCCAAACGTGATCCCATGGCGTATGCCAGCCCCGCTGAGCGCATGCTGGCGGCGATCGGCGAACCCGAAGTCGTGGATACGCGCAACGACCCACGTCTTTCCCGTTTGTTTTCCAACCGGACCATCCGGCGCTATCCGGCGTTTCAGGAGTTCTACGGCATGGAGGACGTGATCGGTCAGATCGTCGCGTTCTTCAAACACGCCGCGCAAGGGCTGGAAGAGCGCAAGCAAATCCTTTATCTGCTGGGCCCCGTCGGTGGCGGTAAGTCGTCCATCGCCGAACGTCTGAAGGCCCTGATGGAAAGCTATCCCATCTATGCCCTGAAGGGTTCCCCCGTCAATGAATCGCCGCTGGGCTTGTTCCATCCGGAACGCTTTGGCGACACGCTTGAAAAGGAATACGGCATTCCGCGCCGGTACCTGACGGGCATCATGTCGCCGTGGGCGGTCAAGCGGCTGAAGGAGTTCGACGGCGACATCTCGCAATTCCGTGTCGTGCGCTTGAACCCGTCGGTGTTGCGTCAAGTGGCCATCGCCAAGACCGAACCGGGCGACGAAAACAACCAGGACATTTCCTCGCTGGTCGGCAAGGTCGACATCCGCAAGCTGGATCGACATTCGCAAGACGACCCGGACGCTTACAGCTACTCCGGCGGCTTGTGCCTGGCGAACCAGGGGCTGCTGGAATTCGTCGAAATGTTCAAGGCCCCGATCAAGATGCTGCACCCGCTGCTGACGGCCACGCAGGAAGGCAACTTCAAGGGCACCGAAGGCTTTTCCGCGATTCCGTTCAACGGCACGATCCTGGCCCACTCGAACGAATCCGAATGGCAGACCTTCCGCAACAACAAGCACAACGAAGCGTTCCTTGATCGTATCTATATCGTCAAGGTGCCGTACTGCTTGCAGGTGTCTGAAGAAGTCCGCATCTACGAAAAGCTGTTGCATCACAGCTCGTTGTCGGCCGCACCGTGCGCGCCGGGAACGCTGGATATGATGGCCCAGTTCTCGGTGCTGACGCGTCTGAAGGAACCTGAAAACTCCAGCATCTATTCCAAGTTGCGCGTCTATGACGGCGAAAGCCTGAAAGACGTGGACCCCAAGGCCAAGGCGCTGCAAGAGTACAAGGACTACGCGGGCACCGATGAAGGCATGAATGGGGTGTCGACGCGTTTCGCGTACAAGATCCTGTCCAGCGTCTTCAACTATGACCAGACCGAGGTAGCGGCCAACCCCGTGCATCTGATGTATGTGCTTGAGCAACGTATCGGGCGCGAAGACTATCCGGAAGAAATTCGCCGTCGCTATCTTGAATTCATCAAGGGGTTCCTGGCGCCGCGTTATGCGGAATTCATCGGCAAGGAAATCCAGACCGCCTATCTTGAGTCGTATTCGGAGTACGGCCAGAACATCTTTGACCGCTACGTCACGTTTGCCGACTGCTGGATTCAGGACGAAGAATTCCGTGATCCGGAAACGGGCGAAAGCTTCGATCGCAGCGCGTTGAACGACGAGCTGGAAAAGATCGAGAAGCCGGCAGGTATTGCGAACCCGAAGGACTTCCGCAACGAGATCGTGAACTTCGTGCTGCGGGCGCGCGCCAATAACAATGGCCGCAACCCGACCTGGACCAGCTATGAAAAGCTGCGCGAAGTGATCGAGAAGAAGATGTTCTCGAATACGGAAGATCTGCTGCCAGTGATTTCGTTCAACGCCAAGGCTTCGGCCGAGGACAAAACGAAACACCAGAGCTTTGTGGATCGCATGGTGGAAAAGGGCTACACGGAAAAGCAGGTCAGGCTGCTGTGCGAGTGGTACCTCCGAGTGAGGAAGTCTTCCTGAGCGAGGTGAATCATGAATTCACTGATCGATCGCCGTCTTAACGGGCGCAATAAAAGCGCCGTCAACCGCGAGCGTTTTTTGCGGCGCTACAAGGACCAGATCCGCAAGGCGGTTCACGGGATGATCCGTGACCGCTCCATTCAGGATATGGATCAAGGCGGAGAGATCAACCTGCCCGCCCGGGATATTTCCGAGCCGACTTTCCGGCACGGATCGGGCGGTGACCGCGAAATGGTCCACCCTGGCAATCGCGAGTTTGCCAAGGGTGACACCATCGACCGGCCGCAGGGAGGCCAAGGCGAGGGTGGGTCCGAGCCGGGCGAAGGGGAATCGGTCGACCAATTTACCTTCAGCCTGTCGCGGGCCGAGTTTCTGAATCTGTTCTTCGAGGACCTGGAACTGCCGCATCTGGCGCGCAACCAGTTGGGCGAAGTCAGCCAAAAGAAGTGGCAGCGCGCGGGCTACACCACGACCGGTTCGCCCAGCATGTTGAGCATCAGCCGTACGCTCAAGTCATCGCTGGCCCGTCGGGTTTCACTGAACGTAAAAGCCCGCGCCGATCTCGAAGACGCGGAAAAGGCCTTGGCCGATGCGCGCGCGGCGGGTGCGCCCACCGCGACGATCCGCACGCTGGAGCAGGACGTCGAAGACTGCCGCGAGCGCCTTGCCCGTGTTCCGTTCCTGGATGACCTTGACCTGCGCTATCGCAATCGCGTGTCCGTGGCCATCCCGATGGCGCGCGCAGTCATGTTCTGCCTGATGGACGTGTCCGGTTCCATGGACGAAGGCAAGAAGGACCTGGCCAAGCGCTTCTTCACGCTGCTGTATCTGTTCCTGTCGCGCAAGTACGAACACGTGGACCTGGTTTTCATCCGCCACACCGACAACGCCGAGGAAGTCGATGAGCAGACCTTCTTCTACGACCCCAAGAGCGGCGGCACCATTGTGTTGTCGGCATTGGAACTGATGCGCGAAATTCTGGAAAAGCGCTATCCGCCTTCGGCGTGGAACGTGTACGCGGCGCAAGCCAGTGACGGCGATTCGTTTGGCGCCGACGCGGGTAAAAGCGCGCGCTTCCTGGCGGAACACTTGCTGCCGTCGACACGGTATTTCGCCTATATCGAAATTCCCGACTCGCAAGAGGCTCGCAAGAGCAGCCTGTGGGCCGAGTATGAACAGAAGCTGGAGCCGCATTTCGTTATGCGGCGCATCTGCGATCGCGGCGAAATCTTTCCCGTGTTCCATGACCTGTTCAAGAAGGAAACCGCATGAATGCCATCGTGGGTGCTCTCGTGGAGCCGAAATCGGCCGCCGGGGCTCGGCCGATTTCCCAAGGTTCCGAATGGACGTTCGAACTGATCCAGTCCTATGACGACGCGATTTCCAAGGTCGCGGCCGAGTACGGCCTGGATACGTATCCGAACCAGATCGAGGTGATTACCTCGGAACAAATGCTGGACGCCTATGCGTCGGCCGGCCTGCCCATCGGCTATCCGCACTGGTCGTACGGCAAGGAATTCATCCGCAACGAGCAATACTATCGGCGCGGCATGCAGGGCCTGGCTTACGAAATCGTCATCAACTCCAACCCCTGCATCTCGTACCTCATGGAAGAAAACTCCATGACGATGCAGGCCCTGGTGATTGCGCACGCCTGCTACGGTCACAACTCGTTCTTCAAGGGCAATTACCTGTTCCGGCAATGGACCGACGCCGATGGCGTGCTGGACTATCTGGTGTTCGCGCGCAAGTATGTGATGTCGTGTGAAGACCGCTACGGCATCGACGCCGTCGAGGCGCTGCTGGATTCCTGCCACGCGCTGTCCCACCACGGGGTTGATCGCTACAAGCGTCCGGCGCCCATGTCGCTGAAGGAAGAGGCCGCGCGCCAAGCCGAGCGTAAGGAACATGCGCGGCTGCAATACAACGACCTGTGGCGCACCTTGCCTCGCTTGGAAACGGACAAGGACACGCGCACGGAAACGCCCGCGTTCCCCCCCGAGCCCGAAGAGAACTTGCTGTACTTCATTGAGAAGTACTCGCCCAAGCTGGCGCCGTGGCAGAAAGAGCTGGTGCGTATCGTGCGCAAGATCGCCCAGTACTTCTACCCGCAGACGCAGACCAAGGTCATGAACGAAGGGTGGGCCACGTTCTGGCACTACACGATCCTGAACCGCTTGCATGAAAAAGGACTGGTCAACGACGGCTTCATGATGGAGTTTCTGCAAAGCCATACCAACGTGGTCAGCCAGCGCGGCTTCGACGAGCGGGGTTATGGCGGCATCAACCCGTACGCGCTGGGCTTTGCCATGATGACGGACATCCGCCGCATCTGCGAAGCCCCCACCGACGAGGACCGCCGCTGGTTCCCCGACATCGCGGGCGGCGACTGGCAAAAAACGTTGGACTTCGCCATGCGCAACTTCAAGGACGAGTCCTTCATTTCGCAGTACCTGTCGCCGCGCCTGATCCGGGAGTTCCGCTTCTTTGCCATCTCGGATCATCAAGCCAACCCGAAGCTGGAAGTGGCTGCCATCCACAACGACGAAGGCTATCGCGACATCCGCCGGCTGTTGGCCGCGCAGCACAATCGCGACAACCAGGTGCCCGATATCCAGGTGGTTCGCTTCAATCGCGATTCGGACCGTTCCTTGGTGCTGCGGCATTTGAAAAGCCGTGGCCGCCCCTTGGCCGGGGATGACGCCGAGCAGGTGATGAAGCATCTGGCGCGCCTGTGGGGCTTCAAGGTCCGCCTTGAAGAGACTGAGCCGGACGGCACCGTCAGCTCTTACCGCGAACAGGAACCGCCCGCCGCGCACTAAAGGCCGGGACGCACCACGGCGAACGTGTGGTGCGTCCCCGTTTCTTCCCTGGCTTGCCTCGCTACTTCGAAACCTGCTAGAATCGCGGATTCGCAATTTTCGCAGCGTCTTTTTGGCTGCCGAAAAGTGTCGATTAGGACAGGTGGCCGAGCGGTTGAAGGCGCACGCCTGGAAAGCGTGTATACGTCAAAAGCGTATCGGGGGTTCGAATCCCCCTCTGTCCGCCAAGAATACTGATGGCAAGGCAATTGCCCTCCACGTTGTACCGATCCGATCGGTGCGTATGAAATACATAAGGCCCTCGACTTCGATGAAGTCGGGGGCCTTTTTGTATTGCGGGCGGCTGTGCGGCTACAGGTAGCGCAACGTGAACGTCACCGAACCATCAAGCGGGATTTCCTTGGACGTCGGCAAAGCCGCGGTTCTGTTCAGCACGGGTATCACCGCCAGGCGTCACGGACGCGGTCGTGATTGGCATGGCGGAGGCGTCTTTGCCGAATGAGTACTCATCCGTGGGATTCAAGTTGATGGTGTCCACGGCCGATTGAACCGGCCAGCTTGTGCTGCCGCTGGGACGGGATAGAACCATGGACGTGCTCAGGAAGGGCGGAACGCCATCAACAACAGTGGCCTGGGGGCGCACCAGCAGTACGACGGCGCCGATCTTGACATCATCGATACGGCCGAGCCCCCAAGCATGGGGTGCGCCGTTCACCGGGTTTTGATAAGGCCAGGGCATGCCGGCGGCGCTGGCTTCCTGATGCGTAATGGCACTGTCAGGACGGTTTTCATGGACCGTGAACGCGACGCGCGTCGGGCCGCCACAAACGATTTCCAAGCGGGGGCGCTCTTCGGGCAGCAACGTGCCGTTGTGGTTCAGGCTTTGAAACGGCAACGTGCCGAAATCGATGGCACCCCCTCCGCCAACCCCCAAATTGCAAGCTGGCGGAGTGAGTTGACCGGCGATGACCAGGTTCGCTTGGCCGGTCGCGGCATGCGTGCTGCTTGCAGCGGCCAGGGCCAAGCAGGCGAAAAGACGTGGTGCGGTTGTCATCCTGTCAGCAAACATGGTCACGATCGTGCGTATGCCACTGGAACGTATTCACAGGTAACGCAAAGTGAACGTGATCGACCCATCCAACGGAATTTCGTTCGCGGACGGCAAGGTCGCCGGTTGGGCGATCATGGGCGTGAGCCCCATTGTCAATTGCGCGTTCGTAATCGGGACGGCGGGGCCGCCAATCGGGCCGAACGAGTATTCGAGGTCAGGGCTGAGGTTCAGGGAGTAATGCGACGACGCCAACGACCAGCTACTGCTGCCCGTGGGGCGTGCAAGGACCTTCTGCGCACCGGCCGTGGTCAGCAGCACGCCATCGACCGTGGTGGTAGCGGGGGTGATCAGCCCGATCAAGGCGCCGGTCTTGATTTTTTGGCCGTCCGCAAAGCCCAGGCCCCAGGAATACTTGCTGCCGTTTTCGGGGTTTTGGTACGGCCAGTTCAGGTTCGGGGCCTCCTGGATCGTGATGCCCGAGCCTGCCCGGTTATCCAGCGCGACAACGCTGACGCGCGTGGGCCCGCCGCAGTTGATCTGCAGGGCGGTGTCTTTGCTGCCCAGGTTCGTGCCATTGTTGTCCAAGGCGTTGAACGCGATGACGTCAAAGTCCAGCGTTGCGTTGCCGCCGAAATGAGCATTGCATGCCGGTGGCATGAGTTTGCCCGTCACATTGAGGTCACTATTGCCAGCAGCGTGCGATGCGGCAGCCAGCGTGGCAAAGGCCACGCCGACGAAGAATTGGTTTTTCATGATGAACGTTCCTGATGTGAACAAATGCCGTCCACGGAAGACAGCGAGCGAGCTGGCCCTGGCGTTATGCAATGGCAGCGGCGCTGTGCGGCCGTTGAAGGCCGCACAGCCGGACGCCGCGCTTGTTTTAAGGGTTTGTTCGATTGCGACAGGGCGCCACAGCGCGCCCTATGCAATGCGTTTACAGGTAGACCAGCGAGATCGTGGCGCTGCCATTCAGGTCAATGGCAGTGCTGGTCGGCAGAGCGGCAGCGCGGTTGATCGTCGGGGTGACGGTAAGCGAGCCGGTTACCGAAGCGACCGCTGCCGGCGTGGCGCCGGCGCCCGGCGAACCCAGGAAGAACGCATAGGTGTAATTGGGGCTGATGAACTGCCGCTGTATGGCTTCGGCAAGCCAAGTGCGCTTGTCCGCGCTGTAGAGGACGGTGGCCTTGGTGTCGTCGGCTTGGACGTCGCCTTCCTTGAAACCGAACATGTAGCCGCCGATAGGAATCTGCGTGTCGTCGGCACCGGCAACGGAACCAAGGCCGAAGATGAACGGGTCGTTGATGGTGGCGTTGGTTGAGCCCCACGCATTGACGTTCAACGAGGCCTTCAGAACTTTGCTGCTGGCGCGGTTGTCTACAACGTGCAGGCCCACGCGCGTCTTGCCGTTGCAGGTGATGTTCAGGCCGATGGTCTTGGAATCCAGTTTGGTGCCGTCGTGAGCGAGTGAGTTGAACGCGTGCTCACCGAAGTTCAGTATTCCCCCGCCAGCCAGTTCAAGGTTGCACGAAGGCGGGGTGATGCGGCCGATGATTGTCAGGTCCGCGGTGGGAGCAGCTTGAGCCGAGGCGGCGATCAAAAAGCTTGCGGCGAGAAGGCAACGCAGGGCGGGCAGAGGGCGTACCGAGTGATTCATGACTATCCAATTTCTGGTGGGACAAAGGAATCACTCTAGGAGACAGATGCCTTTTAGGATATAGGCATGAGCCTAATCTTCATTACAGTTGCGTAAACGGCTGCGTTACTATTTGTCCACGTTGGTTTTTCGCTCAACGAGAATCAGTGGAAAATCTGGGCTCTACCGGGGA
Coding sequences:
- the glyA gene encoding serine hydroxymethyltransferase, producing the protein MFDRNLTLSKADPDVWAAIQKEDVRQEQHIELIASENYASPAVMEAQGTQLTNKYAEGYPGKRYYGGCEYVDVVEQLAIDRLKQIFGAEAANVQPNSGSQANQGVYMAVLKPGDTVLGMSLAEGGHLTHGASVNASGKLYNFISYGLDENEVLNYAQVEQLAKEHKPKLIVAGASAYALHIDFERMARIARENGALFMVDIAHYAGLVAGGAYPNPVPHADFVTSTTHKSLRGPRGGVIMMKAEHEKIINSAIFPGIQGGPLMHVIAGKAVAFKEALEPGFKDYAQQVVKNAKVLADTLVKRGLRIVSGRTESHVMLVDLRSKGITGKEAEAVLGQAHITVNKNAIPNDPEKPFVTSGIRLGTPAMTTRGFTEADAELTANLIADVLDNPRDEANIAAVRARVNELTSRLPVYGKR
- the nrdR gene encoding transcriptional regulator NrdR, which translates into the protein MRCPFCGNAETQVVDSRVSEEGDAIRRRRRCLSCDKRFTTYERVELAMPSIVKRNGSRSDYDPVKLRASLSLALRKRPVSTEDVDAAVARIEEQLLASGLREVPSEHIGELVMNELRKLDKVAYVRFASVYKSFEDIGEFVEAIREMQGPLLPGKLRKE
- a CDS encoding GlxA family transcriptional regulator; this translates as MIPVYFVLPRGIVLLDLAGPAEAFRVANKLCPGTFEQHFCGPSPEVESGITGLHLARIRPLPATLPANALVIISGVVGQHTRLEDPDAHAIIKWLAVRHPADGFTLMTVCAGALFAASAGLTRQRDCTTHHSCLAQLSSIDPSARVHDNRIFIEDGNLVSSAGITAGIDLALHMVARHCGPRVASEVAREMVVYQRRAGTDTALSPWLEHRSHMHPTVHRVQDAVIRDPAAPWSAQSLADQAYTSPRHLTRLFREHAGCTPMDYLYQIRVALARDLLRETRLDLERVAEKSGFGSAQHMRRVWRKFQPQSPSLARSAPMQ
- a CDS encoding cysteine hydrolase family protein; its protein translation is MKQALIVIDVQESFRQRPFWDETEYPAFVTQLQGLIDSARAKDIPVLQVFHKSPSDDASNPFSLASGQVKTLAELRISPTAVFHKTVHSSLFAVDANGATLHDWLRENGVEGVIVSGIRTEQCCETTSRHASDAGFKVVFPTDATLTFAMQSPSGKHYSPAEIRDHTELVLNGRFARIARAADALAG
- the ribD gene encoding bifunctional diaminohydroxyphosphoribosylaminopyrimidine deaminase/5-amino-6-(5-phosphoribosylamino)uracil reductase RibD, which codes for MRRALALAESVLYTTAPNPRVGCVIVRDGQVLGEGATQPPGGPHAEIGALRDAKARGHDVTGATIYVTLEPCSHFGRTPPCVDAVLAARPARVVVAIGDPNPLVNGQGLARLRAAGIHVTTGVCVQEALALNAGFISRMSRGLPWVWMKMAASLDGRSALHNGMSQWITGPQARADGHRWRARSCVVLTGMGTVLKDNPLLNVRDVDTPRQPRKAVVDGQFAIPEDARLFDGGPVILFTAREDAAKASRLADKNARVIHMPGAVPGRVDLGGMMRWFAQAEFNEVHVEAGAGLSGALVGAGCVDELLLYLAPVLLGDAAGMVRLPMLEHLDAAHRYEFIDSVMVGADLRLRARVQATWRELMQRVALPTSV